ACCTCGCCGAGCGGGCGCGGTCGCGGAAGCTGCGGATCGAGGACGTAGAAGGCGGCACCTTCACGGTCGACAACACCGGCGCCTTCGGCTCCGTGATGAGCGTGCCCCTGATTAACCCGCCGCAGGCGGCGATCATGACCATCGAGGCGATCGTCCCGCGGCCGGTGGTCCGCGAGGACGCGATTGCGATCCGGCATGTCGCGAACCTCTGCATGTCCTTCGACCATCGGGTGGCGGATGGCGCCCAGGCGGGCGCGTTCCTGGCCTCCGTGAAGGCGCGCCTGGAGGCTTTCGGCCCCGAGACGATGCTGTTCTAGGGCGCTCGTTTCGCTCTGCGCGGCCGTCCGGACAAGGGTGAGGTGCCCCCCAAGGGCAGCCGCATTTGGCCGCTGAGCGCCCTCAAACGCAAGCGCCGTTCCGTGTAGACTCTCCGCATGAGCGAAGAGCGCCTGCGTGTCCTGGTGACGAACGACGACGGCATCGAAGCGCCGGGGCTCTGGTGCCAGGCGGAAGCCTGGGCCACGGTCGCCGACGTGCTTGTCGTAGCTCCCGCGCACGAGCAGTCGGGGGCCGGCACTTCCTTTACCTATCGCCGCGAGCTGGAGATCAGGGAGGTGGAGCCGCGGGTCGCGGGCGTGCGGGCGTACTGCGTCGATGGCACGCCATCGGACTGCGTGACGACAGGGCTGCGGCGGCTGGCGGAAGGCCGGATCGGTGTGGTCTCAGCGGGCGTGAACACGGGAGCAAACCTGGGCCGCGGGGTACTGGCGTCCGGGACCCTCGGCGCCGCCCTCCAGGGGCACTACCGCGGGCTCGTCTCGCTTGCGATCTCGCTGGAACGCGGCGACGAACGCGCGGCCTGGGAGACGGCCGGCGCCGTCGTGCGCCGGTTGGCCATGCTCGCGGCGGCAGGACGGCTGCCGGCGGAGCCGCTGCTCAACGTAAACATCCCCAGCGTGCCCCTGGGCGAACTGGCGGGCTTCATGTTCACGCGCATGGCGACGTCACATTATCAGCGGCTGATCGAAGAGGTGGACGACGCCGGGCGCGTGCGGCGCCGCCTGGTGGTGGACCCGGCCGCGGCGGACGAGGGCACGGACGTCTGGGCGCTCCTGCAGCGGTATGTGTCGATCACGCCGCTGCACCATGACCTCACGCACAAGGCCATCCTCCCGGAACTGCAGTCGCAGGCCGCAAAGATCTTCGGCGAGTAACTTCTCGGGGAGCTGCAGACGTAACCGTGCCAGCCCCGAGCGCGGGCGCGTGCGAACACGGGTGCTAAAATGGGCACGCAGCGGCGCCGAATAGTCGTCACTCATGGCGAAGGTAGGTTATGGCCGGACACTCCAAGTGGAAGCAGATCAAACGCCAGAAGGGAGTCGCGGACGCGCGACGCGGGGCGCTGTTCACGAAGCTGGGGCGCGAGATAACCATGGCCGTGCGCCAGGGCGGCGGTCCCGAGCCGGACACCAACCCGAGGCTGCGGCTGGCCGTCCAGAAGGCGCGCGAGAACAACATGCCCAACGAGATCATCGAGCGGGCGATCGCGAAAGCCGTCGGGCCGAGCGACGCCAGCCAGCTCGAGGAGGTCGTGTACGAGGGCTACGCCCCCGGCGGTGCAGCAGTCCTGGTGGAGGCGATGACGGACAACCGCAACCGGACGGTCGGCGAGGTGCGCAACGTCTTCAACCGCGCCGGCGGCAACCTCGGCGAGACGGGGTCGGTCGCCTGGGTCTTCCAGACGCGCGGCGTTATCACGGTGAACCTCGGCGGCGGGACCGACGCTGACGAGGTGGCGCTGATGGCCGTGGACGCGGGCGCCGAGGACTTCGAGGTAGAGGAGGACGTGCTCTCCATATACACGAAGCCCGAGGAGCTCGAGTCTGTCCGCCGGGCACTCGAGGAAGGCGGGGTCGCCGTCGCTTCCTCCGAGATCGCCCGCGTGCCTTCGACCACGGTGCGCCTGGAGGAAAAGGACGCAATCTCCACGTTGCGCCTGCTGGAGCGCCTGGAGGAGCTCGACGACGTCCAGAAGGTGTACTCCAACGCGGACTTCCCGGACAACGTCCTTGCCGGCTTCACAGCCTGACGCTGTCTCCGCCGTCGCCCCTGGGCAGGAGGACCGCAGGTCGAGTGCGGCGGCATCCGCGCACCCGCTGGTCCTCGGCATAGACCCGGGACTCAATGTGTGCGGCTGGGGCCTGGTGCGGGGCGGGCCGGCCCCTACGTACATCGCTTGCGGGACGATCCGGCCGCGCCCCAGGGAGCCAATCGGCAAGCGTCTTCTGCACCTGTATGACGCGGTCGCGGCGCTGATCGCGGAGCACGAGCCGGAGGAAGTGGCGGTCGAGGAGCAGTTCGTTGGCGCGCTGGCGCCGGCGTCGGCGCTGGCCATCGGACAGGCGCGCGCCGCGGCGGTGCTTGCGGCCGCGCGCGCCGGGCTCGAGGTGGCGTTCTACCCGCCGGCATCGATAAAGAGCGCCGTGTCCGGGTACGGGCAGGGTGACAAGCGCCAGGTGCAGTCCATGGTGCGCATGCTGCTGCGGCTGCCTGGCGACCCTAAACCGGCGGATGCCGCGGACGCGCTGGCGGTCGCCCTCGCCCACCTCGCGAGCAGGCGCATGGCGGCGCTCGCGGCCGGGCGCGAGGTCTGACCGTGAAAGACGCATCCACCTTCAGCTGCCCGGCCTCTTCGAGATGATCTCGCACCTTCGCGGCGTCCTGGCGCGCAAGAACAAGGCGGCGTCGAGCATCGAGCTGGACGTGGGCGGCGTATGGTACGAGGTCGAGTTGCCAGCTTTCGCCTGGGAAGAGATCGACGGGGTAGAGCCGGGCGAACCGCTTGAACTCGAGACCTTCTACTTCGTGACCGCGAACGCGCCGATACCGCGGCTTCTCGGTTTCCTGCGCGAGGTCGAGCGCGAGTTCTTCAAGAAGCTGGTCACGGTCCCGAATGTGGGTCCCACGACGGCGACGAAAGCACTGGTGACGAGCGTAGGTACCATCGCCCGCTGGATCGAGAACGGCGACACCGTCGCGTTGAGCAAGCTGCCGGGGATCGGGCGGCGCACGGCGGACACGATCGTGGCGCAGCTGCGGGGCAAGGTGACGGAGGAGGCGCTCCTCGCCGGCGAGGGCGAGGTGCCCGGGGCGAGGGCGGGAGTGGCCGCCGCGGCCCGGGACGTCCTCAAGGACGCCGCGGAGGCCCTCCAGGGTCTCGGGTACACGCGCACGGAGGCGGAGCGGATCCTGCGCGAGGTCGACGAGGAGGAGCGGCCGGAGACGGTGGAGGCGGCGGTGCGAGGGGCGCTGCGACGGGCAGGAAGGTAGCGGGTTGAGCCCGGGTTGCAGAGAAAAGGACATGACGCGCCCGCGCTGACGATTCCGTGCTCAGGCAGCGATGCCGGTCTTTCTCCGCTGCAGCATCGCGCGCCAGGACGCCCTGAGTTGGTCCGTCAATCAGGTCCGCGTGCCACCTGGCTCAACCCTGCGCGTTGGGACCTGCAGGAGGTCGCGCTCCTCGCGCTCCTAATCGAGTCCCTGGCGTGATATCATCCGGCCACCTTGCCCGGGGAGTCAGGATGAGGGGCCAGACGGCCATTATCGGCATCGGCGAGTTGCCGACGCGCCGCACCTATCCGGGGCGGTCGATGTACGGCCTCTGCGCGGAGGTTGCGCGGATCGCGATCGCCGACGCAGGGCTGTCGAAGGGGGACATCGACGGGCTGGTGGTCGAGGGCGGCAACACGACGCCGGCTTCGATGGCTGACTACCTGCAGATCCGGCCGACATACTCCGTCGGCGTCTCCATGCAGGGCGCCAGCTCGACGACAGCCGTAACGACTGCCGCGGCGGCAGTGAACGCGGGCCTCTGTAACTACGCCCTCATCGTGATGGGCTCGGCGCGAGACGACCGGCCGGAGCGGGCGCCGGGCTCGCGGCCGCCGGGAGGTGGCGGAGCCGGGAGCGTGGGCGCGGAGTTCGAGCAGCCGTTCGGGCCGGCGCAGGGCGCGGGGACCGGCTATGCCCTGATGTACCGGCGCCACATGTACGAGTACGGGACGACGCCGGAGCAGATGGCGAAGCTCGCGGTCGACCAACGCTTCAACGCGCTCAAGAACCCCAACTCGGCCTTCCAGGGAGTGCCGATCACCATCGATGATGTCCTGAACTCGCGCTACGTCAACGAGCCGCTGCACCTCCTGGAGTGCGTGATGCCGGCGGCGGGAGCAGCGGCGTGCGTGATCACCAGCGCCGACCGGGCGCGCTCGGCGCCGAACAAGCCGGTCTATATCCTCGGCGCCGGCCTGGAGCAGGCGAACGCCCAGATCTGGGAGACGGACAAGATCACGACCACGCCGGCCAGGGTCTCCGCTCGGCGCGCGTACCAGATGGCAGGCTACGGGCCGCGCGACATCCAGTTCGCGCAGTTCTACGACTGCTACACGATCTTGATCGCAATGACGGTCGAGGACGCCGGCCTGGCGCCTAAGGGCGAGGTCGGGCCCTTCTACGAGTCGACGGACACCACGTACAAGGGGACGTTTCCAATCAACACGGACGGGGGGCAGATCTCGTGCGGCCAGCCGGGGCTGGCCGGAGGCTTCCGCCACGTCATCGAGGCGGCGCGTCAGATCATGGGCCGCGCCGGCGAAAGGCAGGTGGTCAAGAACGACCTCTGCCTTGTCAACGGCTGAGGGGGGATAGCGAGCGAGATGTGCTCGCTGGTTCTCGGGTCCGAGAACACACTCTAGGGAAGCAGAGACGCAAGGCAGGCCATGACCACCGAGTACAGGAAGCCGCTGCCCAACCCGGCCCACTGGCCGGCCAGCAAGCCCTTCTGGGAGGCCGCGAAGCGCCACGAGTTGGTGATGCCGCGCTGCCGCCGCTGCGACAAGCTGTTCTTCTACCCCCGCGAGGTCTGTCCTTACTGCCTGCAGTCCGACATCGACTGGCAGCAGGTCAGCGGGCGCGGGCGGCTCTATTCCTTCACGGTGATCCACCAGCCGGCGAACGCGGCCTTCCTGGACGACGTGCCCTACATCTACGCCATGGTGCAACTGGACGAGGGGCCGCGCATGATCTCGAACCTCGTCGACATCGCCCCGGCGGAGGCGAAGGTGGACATGCCCGTGGTCGCCGTCTTCGACGACGTTACGCCGGAGTGGACGCTGGTGAAGTTCCGGCCAGCCTGACTGAAACGCGCTCAGGCATCAGTCCCAGCCGCCAACCCGGAGACGCGGGCTCAACTTGTGGGGCGCAGGATCCCTTCCAGCGCGGCGCCCAGGGGCTCAGGGCCCTTGCGGCTGAGGATGGCTTCGAAGCGGCGGCGGACGCCGGCATCGCTCTCGTGAGGGAGGATGTAGAAGTCGTCGGCCCGGATGGCGGCGAACACCTTTTCGGCCACCTGGGCAGGGGTGAGGGAGGCGAGGCCTCGTTCGGCCCAGAAGGCGTCGCGCTGCGCGAGCTCCTGCTCGCTCGGGCGGGGACCATCGTCCCAGAGCTCGTCAGGGCGGTTGCGGACGGAGGAGGTGATGCGGGTGGGGACGTGGCCGGGGCAGAGGACGGACACGCCTACCTTCGCGTTCATCTGCCGCAGCTGGGTGTAGAGGGTCTCCGAGAGGTTGACGACGGCGTGCTTGGTGGCGCCGTAAATGCCGCCGCCGGGCGTGAGGCCCATGATCGAGGCCGTGTTCACGACGTGCGCCTCTTCGTCCTGGGCGATGATCCGGGGCATGAAGGCTTGCAGGCCGTGGACGACG
Above is a window of Dehalococcoidia bacterium DNA encoding:
- a CDS encoding 2-oxo acid dehydrogenase subunit E2, whose product is LAERARSRKLRIEDVEGGTFTVDNTGAFGSVMSVPLINPPQAAIMTIEAIVPRPVVREDAIAIRHVANLCMSFDHRVADGAQAGAFLASVKARLEAFGPETMLF
- the surE gene encoding 5'/3'-nucleotidase SurE is translated as MSEERLRVLVTNDDGIEAPGLWCQAEAWATVADVLVVAPAHEQSGAGTSFTYRRELEIREVEPRVAGVRAYCVDGTPSDCVTTGLRRLAEGRIGVVSAGVNTGANLGRGVLASGTLGAALQGHYRGLVSLAISLERGDERAAWETAGAVVRRLAMLAAAGRLPAEPLLNVNIPSVPLGELAGFMFTRMATSHYQRLIEEVDDAGRVRRRLVVDPAAADEGTDVWALLQRYVSITPLHHDLTHKAILPELQSQAAKIFGE
- a CDS encoding YebC/PmpR family DNA-binding transcriptional regulator, yielding MAGHSKWKQIKRQKGVADARRGALFTKLGREITMAVRQGGGPEPDTNPRLRLAVQKARENNMPNEIIERAIAKAVGPSDASQLEEVVYEGYAPGGAAVLVEAMTDNRNRTVGEVRNVFNRAGGNLGETGSVAWVFQTRGVITVNLGGGTDADEVALMAVDAGAEDFEVEEDVLSIYTKPEELESVRRALEEGGVAVASSEIARVPSTTVRLEEKDAISTLRLLERLEELDDVQKVYSNADFPDNVLAGFTA
- the ruvC gene encoding crossover junction endodeoxyribonuclease RuvC encodes the protein MPASQPDAVSAVAPGQEDRRSSAAASAHPLVLGIDPGLNVCGWGLVRGGPAPTYIACGTIRPRPREPIGKRLLHLYDAVAALIAEHEPEEVAVEEQFVGALAPASALAIGQARAAAVLAAARAGLEVAFYPPASIKSAVSGYGQGDKRQVQSMVRMLLRLPGDPKPADAADALAVALAHLASRRMAALAAGREV
- the ruvA gene encoding Holliday junction branch migration protein RuvA → MISHLRGVLARKNKAASSIELDVGGVWYEVELPAFAWEEIDGVEPGEPLELETFYFVTANAPIPRLLGFLREVEREFFKKLVTVPNVGPTTATKALVTSVGTIARWIENGDTVALSKLPGIGRRTADTIVAQLRGKVTEEALLAGEGEVPGARAGVAAAARDVLKDAAEALQGLGYTRTEAERILREVDEEERPETVEAAVRGALRRAGR
- a CDS encoding thiolase family protein encodes the protein MRGQTAIIGIGELPTRRTYPGRSMYGLCAEVARIAIADAGLSKGDIDGLVVEGGNTTPASMADYLQIRPTYSVGVSMQGASSTTAVTTAAAAVNAGLCNYALIVMGSARDDRPERAPGSRPPGGGGAGSVGAEFEQPFGPAQGAGTGYALMYRRHMYEYGTTPEQMAKLAVDQRFNALKNPNSAFQGVPITIDDVLNSRYVNEPLHLLECVMPAAGAAACVITSADRARSAPNKPVYILGAGLEQANAQIWETDKITTTPARVSARRAYQMAGYGPRDIQFAQFYDCYTILIAMTVEDAGLAPKGEVGPFYESTDTTYKGTFPINTDGGQISCGQPGLAGGFRHVIEAARQIMGRAGERQVVKNDLCLVNG
- a CDS encoding Zn-ribbon domain-containing OB-fold protein, producing the protein MTTEYRKPLPNPAHWPASKPFWEAAKRHELVMPRCRRCDKLFFYPREVCPYCLQSDIDWQQVSGRGRLYSFTVIHQPANAAFLDDVPYIYAMVQLDEGPRMISNLVDIAPAEAKVDMPVVAVFDDVTPEWTLVKFRPA
- a CDS encoding SDR family NAD(P)-dependent oxidoreductase; the protein is MDFDGKVAVITGAASGIGRGMAEHAAREGMKVVLADVEQKALDAAVLEMRRQEFDVIGVLTDVSKPESVQALADKAFEAYGKVHLLHNNAGVSGGGPGLIWEQSLKTWQWVFGVNFWGVVHGLQAFMPRIIAQDEEAHVVNTASIMGLTPGGGIYGATKHAVVNLSETLYTQLRQMNAKVGVSVLCPGHVPTRITSSVRNRPDELWDDGPRPSEQELAQRDAFWAERGLASLTPAQVAEKVFAAIRADDFYILPHESDAGVRRRFEAILSRKGPEPLGAALEGILRPTS